GACGCAGACGGCCATGTTGTCGACACAGTTCTTGAGGTAGTCGAGGTCCAGGTATCTTGAGCGGTGCTTGATCACGCTCCAGCGGACAGCGAGGGCCTCGATTTCGGTGCGCACGTCATAGTAGTCGTTGAGTTGTTCCTTGCTCAGCGTCCTGATCCGCGTTCCCTTGTACGGCTCTGTCTCCAGAACGCCCTGCGCGATAAGGTCCCGGATGGCTTCGCGTACGGCTCCCTGGCTGATGGACAGCTCGCGGGCGAGTTTGGATTCTATGATCTTGTCGCCAGGATTGAGGTCTCCGCGCAAGATGGATTCCATGAGGTATTCTGCAACGTCGTCGCGCAATACCCTTCTTTTCAACAAACTTTTCGTTTCCATTGTCAATATCCTTGCATGCAGTCAGGAAGCTGTAGTCACCTGTGCCTCTTTTTTGCGAGGCTGTCATTCGTCAGATTGCAGTTCGTCAGGAAATGCTTGATAATGTTTTCTTCGACAGGATTCGTAGATTTGAAATGAGCGACAAGCATAGTTTCCCCATGAAGATAGCTTGCCCTCACAAAACGACATGGAAGCAGCATTGGATGGTCGCAATGAGGGAGAGAAAAAAGAATTTCAAACCCACTTTGAAACGCATGCTCGGCGTGAACATTTTTCAAAAGAATCTGCATCGAAGATAAGGACATGTCTACAATCGTACCATGATAGAAAAAAGCAGATTCATCTTTTGTTGAGAATATGACAGCTGAAATAGAACACTGCTTTCGTTGACATTGCCGTTTTTCATCAGGAGAAGTCATGGGCGCTTCCTGACGCAGAACATGTTCCGTGAGAACGTCTTCGATCAGAGATGAAATTGTCTTGTTTTCGATCCGACAGGCAGCCTTGAGTTTAGCGAGCGTGAGTTCATCGGTACGAAATGAAATTTTGGTATTTTTGCGTGGAGCGGATTTTTCAAGAGCGTCCATGATGCACCAGGACCTGCCGGATCACGAGTCACAAGTTTATTTGTTCAATAATTTTTTTTAGTTATTTCATAATTCCGATTGGGTTTCAATAATCTTTTTTCTGTAATAGTTTTCAGGTTCCCGGTGATCCGTGCGCGCGGCACTGAAACGCGGCTGCGAGTGTTGCATGAGTACTGGGCGCAGACTGCAATGATCCTGGGGGAGTGCGATTATTTTCGAAAAGTTTGTCTTCGGTATGAAGTTGCGTGAATCTGGTCGGTTGGCACGATGCACCATGATGCAAAAGAGGGGGATTGACGATCCGTTCCGAGGACAAAGTGGAGGCAAAAAAGAAAAGGCTCCGAAAATCGGAGCCTTGAATTTTTGGTAGCGAGGGAGGGAATTGAACCCCCGACACTGCGGATATGAGCCGCATGCTCTAACCGTCTGAGCTACCTCGCCGTATTCGCGGTTTCGGGTCTCCCCGAAAGCGAAGTCGGTTAATATAGAGCGGGCTTCCAAATGGCAAGCACTTTTTTTGTCGAACCGCGATTTTGGCGATTTGCCTCTTGGGCGGGTTTGGGGTAGTGATTAAAGAAAGTTCATCGGAACATGTCCGGATCCCGACGATCGGGTTCCTGCGCATGAGTAAGGAGGTCGATATGATTGCCAACAAGCGCACCCACATTCGCAAGGATTGTCTCGTGCCTGTCCGGTACACCTACGAGGGACAGCACAAGACGCATTACGCCCGCATGATCAACTACGGCGACGGCGGGCTTTGCCTCAAGACCCGGACGCCCATCGAGCCCGGGGCCAAGCTTGAGCTTTCGCTGGAAGGGTACACCCCCAATGAATCCTCCCTCGGCGAGTTCGACCGCTATCCTGTGGCCGTCTGCTGGACCAAGCAGATCCCCGAGCGGGGGCTGCCGGTGTACGAGACGGGACTCAAGTACAGAGGGTAAAGGGCCGGCCATCCGGCCCTTTTTTTGCGCCTTGTGCCCGGGGCCTTACGCCCGGAAGCCGTTCCAGAGGATGTTTGCGGGCATCTGCGTGACGGCCCGGGTGCCGGTCATGACCATGGCCTGCATGAGTTCCGTGCGCAGCGTCTGGGCATAGGCCGTGACGCCCTCGGTCAGGCCACCCATGGCCGCGATGCTGAAGGGTCGGCCGAGCATGACCGCGTCGGCCCCGAGGGCCAGCATCTTCAGCACGTCCCCGCCGCTGCGGATTCCGCCGTCCGCGATGATGGCGATCTTTCCCTTCATTTCCTTCGCGATGCCCGGCAGCACCTTGGCCGTTCCCGGCGTGTGGTCGAGCACGCGCCCGCCGTGGTTGGAGACGACGATGGCGTCCGCGCCCGCCTCCGCGGCCAGACGGGCGTCCTCCACGGTCATGACGCCCTTGACGATGAACTTGAGGCCGGCCCTGGCGATGATCTCGCGCAGGGTGGCCACCGGCTTGGGCGACACCGGCCGTCCCATCTTGCGCAGGGTGATGAGGCCGGCGGCGTCGATGTCCATTCCGACGACGGATGCGCCCGTATCCCTGGCCTTGGCGAGCTTGTCATAGAGCTCCGCGTCCTCCCAAGGTTTGATGAACGGGATGCCGTGTCCCCCCGCGGCCGTGATGGCGGCGAAGCCGGCCTCGTGGATGAACGGCGGGACCCCGTCGCCGGTGCAGCCGATGATCCCGGCCTGTCTGCAGCCGTCGATGATGGCGGTGATGTACTCCTCTTCGGACCTCTTCCCGCCCATGTTGAAGGACACGCCGCCGATGGGGGCCGCCATGACGGGCATGGACAGCTTAAGGCCCAGCAGGGACGTGCTCGTGTCCGGCTCCGTGATGTCGTGCACGAGGCGCATGTTGAACGTGCAGTCGGCCAGGGCCTGCACATTGGCCATGAAGGCCGTTCCCGTGCCCAGGCCGCCCATGCCCGGAACCTCGCCGGCGCAGGCCTTCCCGTTGCAGACGGGGCAGACGCGGCAGTAGCCAGTCATCAGGTCGCGGGCTGTTTTGCGAATTTCCTTCATGAGTTCATGCTCCTTTTTTTGAGGTGAATACGATTTCCCGTGTGTGTTCGAGATGTTCCGTCATGGCGGCGCAGGCACCGTCGGCATCGCGCAGGCGCAGCGCCGCCAGGATTTTTCGGTGGTCCTCCAGCGCGTTGCGGCTGCGCTCCGGCGACTGCAAGGTTTCGTCGCGACTTTCGAAGAGCATGTCGTGCATCTGCTCCATAAGCCTGACGATGGCGTGGTTGCCCGTGGCCGCCGCGATGGTATCGTGGAGGTCCTGGTCGATCTCCAGGACAGGCTCCCCATGCCTCACGGCGTCTTCATAGGTGTGCATGAGGTCGTCCAGCCGTTCGATGGCCCGCGGGGAGACGCGCCGCGCCGCAAGGCGCGCGATCTGCGGCTCCAGCAGGAGGCGAAGTTCGAAAATGTCCTCAAGCCTGTGCCGTTCCCGGGCGAAGGCCTCGCCGAGTTGCCGGGCCAGTTCCGTCGGGCTGGCCGCCGCGATGTAGGTTCCGGCTCCCGGCCTGCTTTTGAGCAGCCCCGTCTGTTCCAGACTCTTGATGGCCTCGCGCATGGAATTGCGCGAAACGCCGAACAATTCCGCCAAGCGGCGTTCGGGCGGCAACCGGTCTCCCGGCTGCAAGTCGTCGACTTCCACCAGCTCCTGCAGACGCACGGCAATTTCTTCGTAGATTCTTTTTTGCTGTTGCGGTGTACTCAAGGTTGTGCTCCCGTGAAATTGGTCCTACCAATATTGCGGGGAGTGGTCAAAGGCAAGGGGAATCCGGACCTGTGGATGCACAGGCGTTGAATTTCAGAAAACCAGTCGCGAGGAGGGAATCATGGACAACGCGCGCATCGTGGAGGTGTTCGAGGCCTACTTCGAAAAGTACAAGAAAACGGAAGGCGACCGGACGAGCTGGTCCGCGTATTGGACGGTCTATGCGTCCGGACGCAGCTTCGAGATCAATCTGACCAAGTGCCCCCGGGGGACGCGCTTCAAGATTTTCGCCGACAGGAAGAAGGTCGGCGAGATCGAGGGTTGGGACGCGTTTTTGGGCAGTCTGGACCGGTTGGAGGGGGAATACGGCCCGGTTTTTGAGCGCGGCGATTTCTTCGCCCAGATGGAGGAGATGCTCTGAGCGTGCCGGCGCACTTCCGCTCCGAAAGCGCGCCGGGTCAGCTGGCCGGCTAGCGGAAGATGGCGTCGGCTTCCTGGCGGCGCAGGTCGACGACGGCAACCTTCATCCTCTCCACGACGTTGCGGATGTCCTGGCCGTCCCCTTCGATCCTGGGCATGAGGGATTCGGTGAAGGCGTTCTCGGCCTTGTTGAGGACGTTGCACTGGAGCAGATAATCCGTCTTGCTGCGGTATCCAGACCGGATCAGGGCTTCGGGCGTGCCGCCGGAGGCCTCGAAGAGCGTGCGGTAATGATCCGTGAGGGCAGCCATCCAGTCCTGGAAAAGCGGACGGGATTGCTCGGGAATCGCGCCGGCGCGTTCGAGCAGGCCGGCCGTGTCGATGGGCGCGCCGGTCTCCTGCGAGTCCAAGGCCGCGTCGAGAGCGAGGCGGCGCGGCTTGGTGTAGTTCTGGACGAATTCTTCCAACCCGCTCGAATATTGTTTCATTTTCTGCGCGAAAAAGACGAAGAAGACCGGGACAAAGATCATCCACAAGGGCGGCTTGGGCTTGTCGAGCACGAAGGCGGCCAGTTTGTGGGCAAATTTCTTCTCGTACTCCAGGATGAGCTGCTTTTTTTGGGCTGTTGTGGTCATGGGCATGTTCAGTAGTAAGCGGGCCATCGGCGGTCAAGGCCGGTTTTCGGATCCGTCGGCGCTGCTCACGGGACCATGACGGCCTGTGCGCGTATCGCGTCGGGCAATTTGATCCCGAACCGGTCCAGTTCAAACGCGCTGAACGTGTACGTTCCGGCCTGGGCGGTTTGGGGGAGTATTGACGAGGGCGGGGTCCCGGCCAGTATCCGGCAGGCGATTTTCCCTGCCGCCTGCCCCTGGTCGAAAGCGCTCAGCACATGCCCGCCGATGGTCTTTCCCTTGCCCACTGCGAAATCCCAGAAGGCGAAGATCGGAACGGGCGTGTTGGCGTTGGCCCAGGCCAGGACCTCGTCCTCGGGCACGTGCTTGCCGGCGCTGTCGCGCAGGGTGTGGTACAGCCCGATGTAGACCGTGTCGAACCCTTCGGCCTTGGCGTTCAGAAGCGCCTCCCGCCAGTTGTCGAGCAGGGAGAACTGCTTCAGCTCAACCTGCACCTTGCCGAGGTTGAGCCTTGATTTTCCCTCAAAGGCCTCGTGGACCACCGCGTCGGACGTCGCGTCGGAGTCGAAGAGAATGAGGACCTTGGTGTCGTCGGTGTTCACGAGTTTGCACATGGAGTGCAGGGAGCGTTTGAGCAGGGGGCGTTCGAGGACCCCTGTCATGTTCGGGGCGGGAAAGAGCCCGTAGTCGCGCGGGTTGCGGTTGATCCCGAGGTACACCACGGGGGTGGGGCCGTTTTTCAGCCGGGGGCCAAGGTATTTGGCCGCGTTGTCGTCGCAGAGGATGATGAGGCTCCACGCCGCGGCTCTGATTTCCTCCCAGACCGCGTCGGCCCGCGCGCGGTGTTCGGCCTGCGGCGTGCGCTTGGTGTCGAGGTAGAAGTGGCGGATGGCCGCGCCACGTGGCAGGGATTGCAGCAGTCCTTCGGTGAGGCTTTGTTCCCAGGCGTACTCCTTGTGGTAACTGTGGATGATGCTTATAGTGCATTCGGAAAAGGCGGCGGAAGTGTCGAAGAGGATTGCAAGAAACGCTGTGAGAAGAATTCGCATTGCTTCCCCCGGTGGTGGATGTGAGCCGTTTTTTGAATACCACCGCACAGGCCAAAGAACAACATGAACGCACCCGAGTTGTCGCTTTCCCTTCTTGCCTGCAAGAATGCCTCCCGCCACGGACCGGAAACGGGCGAGAGGGAATCGGACGCCGGGCGACCCGCTGGAGGCGTGCCTTTTCTCGTCCTGTGCGCGCTTCTGTCCATTGCCCTGCATGCGGTCCTTCTCCTGGGGCTGGACCTCCGAACGGTCGGACACGTTGAAGACAGGACCTTGCTGCTCGACATCGTGGCCCCGGCGGTCAAACCGGCGCAGGTTCCTCCCGAGCCGGCGGCGTCAGCCAAAGAGCGGATCGAGGATGCGCCGAAGCCGCTCCCGAAGACGCCCGTTCACCGGCCCAGGCCGGCCCGCCAGCCTGAGGCGGCGGCAAAGGGCGCCACGCCCAGGGCCCCGGCCGCAATCTCCGGCCCTGAGCCGGTAGCGCAAACCCCTCCGCCCGAGCCCCGGCTCCCCGAATCCGCCGCGCAGAACGCGGTGCCCATCGGACAGGTGGCGCAGCGGCCCGGTACGACGGTCCTGGCCAACGAGTCGGGGCAGGACGCCCTCAAGCACGGCGCCGAGGCCAGGTTCATGCATGGCGTGGCCACGGAGGAGTTCGTCGAGGAAAACTATGTCGGCGAGTACACCCTGCACGATTCCAGCCGTGTCTGGATCGAGGACGACCGGGCCCGCAGCGGCCATCTCATCCTGCACGCCGAAAGGATGGGATTGCACCGGAAGCTCTACCGTTTCAACCGCTTCATCTATGTCTACGGCGACACGTCCGACTCCCCGTCGCCCATTCTCGGCTCTGTGACCTTCTTCTCCGACGGTTACCACATTCACCAGTTCCTGTGGGAACACAATTCCACGACCGCCTATTTTCCCCGCAGAAAATAACGCCCCCCTTCGATACCCCCAGGTTTTGGCGCAGACGGCTTTCGTGTGTTCAACCCTGCACGTGCGCCGGTGGCGCCACGACGCGAAAGGTCAACGAAGTTCGCCGGCTCGGTGGACCATGGGGTGCGCGTGCCGCAATTCATGGTTGATTGACCAGTGTAATCGGGAATTCGTAATACTCTAGTCAAAAAAGGTGTCACCTGTCGCGTCCCAATTTTGAAGGGCCCCTCGCATTTCGCGCGATGTCCTACACCGCCGTATGCAGATTGCAACAATCGTGAATTTCGATCCAAAGCGCGTTGACACATTGAATATTTAGAGGATATCGAAGCGCTCGTGAAAAAAAGGCCGAAGTCTCTGCACGCTATTACCTTTTTGAAGGAGGAGGGTATGAGTTTAAGCAGACGTGAGTTCGTCAAACTGTGCTCCGCAGGTGTCGCCGGACTGGGCATTTCCCAGATCTATCATCCGGGCATCCTGCATGCCATGACCGAAGGGGCGAAAAAAGCCCCGGTCATCTGGGTACAGGGTCAGGGCTGCACCGGGTGTTCCGTGTCCCTGCTCAACGCCGTTCATCCCCGGATCAAGGAGATCCTGCTGGATGTCATCAGCCTTGAGTTCCATCCCACCGTCATGGCCAGCGAAGGCGAGATGGCGCTTGAGCACATGTACGCCATCGCCGAAAAGTTCAAGGGCAACTTCTTCCTGCTGGTCGAAGGTGCCATCCCCACCGCCAAGGAAGGCCGTTACTGCATCGTCGGTGAAACCCTTGACGCCAAGGGCCATCACCACGAAGTGACCATGGCCGAGCTGATCAGGGACCTTGCGCCCAAGTCCCTGGCCACCGTGGCCGTCGGCACCTGTTCCGCCTACGGCGGCATCCCGGCCGCGGCCGGCAACGTCACCGGCGCCACAAGCGTGCGTGACTTCTTCGCCGCCGAAAAGATCGACAAGCTGTTGGTCAACGTGCCCGGATGCCCGCCCCATCCGGACTGGATGGTCGGCACCCTTGTCGCCGCCTGGAGCCATGTCCTCAACCCCAACGAGCACCCGTTGCCCGAGCTTGATGATGAAGGCCGCCCGATGCTCTTCTTCGGCGAGAACATCCACGAAAACTGTCCGTACCTCGAAAAGTACGACGCGTCGGATTTCGCCCCCACCTTCACCAAGCCCGGCTGCAAGGCCGAGCTCGGCTGCAAGGGCCCGTCCACCTATGCCGACTGTTACAAGCGCCGCTGGAACAACGGCATCAACTGGTGTGTCGAGAACGCCGTGTGCATCGGCTGTGTGGAACCGGATTTCCCGGACGGGAAGTCTCCTTTCTATGTAGCGGAATAATCAAGGAGGACGCACGTGTCACAAGCAGCTAATCCCGCCACTGACGGGAAAATCAAGATTGCCATCGACCCGTTGACCAGGGTCGAAGGGCACCTCAAGATCGAGGTCGAAGTCAAGGAAGGCAAGGTCGTCGACGCCAAGTGCTCCGGCGGCATGTTCCGCGGGTTCGAGCAGATTCTCAAAGGTCGCGATCCCCGGGATTCCTCCCAGATCGTACAGCGCATCTGCGGCGTCTGCCCCACGGCCCACTGCACCGCTTCGGTCATGGCCCAGGACGAGGCCTTCGGCGTGAAGGTCCCGACCAACGGACGCATCACCCGCAACCTGATCTTCGGCGCCAACTACCTGCAGTCCCATATCCTGCACTTCTATCATCTGGCCGCCCTGGACTACGTCAAGGGACCCGATGTCTCCCCCTTCGTGCCCAGATACGCCAACGCGGACCTGCTCACGGATCGCATCACGGACGGTGCCAAGGCCGAGGCCACGAACACCTACGGCCTGAACCAGTACCTGAAGGCCCTTGAAGTCCGCCGCATCTGCCACGAGATGGTGGCCATGTTCGGCGGCCGCATGCCGCACGTCCAGGGCATGGTCGGCGGCGGCGCGACCCAGATTCCCACCGCCGAGAAGCTGGCCGAATACGCCGCCCGCTTCAAGGAAGTGCAGAAGTTCGTGGTCGACGAGTACCTGCCCCTCATCTACACTCTGGGTTCCGTGTACACCGACCTGTTCGCGACCGGCGTCGGCTACAAGAACGTCA
The Desulfomicrobium escambiense DSM 10707 genome window above contains:
- a CDS encoding GntR family transcriptional regulator, which encodes METKSLLKRRVLRDDVAEYLMESILRGDLNPGDKIIESKLARELSISQGAVREAIRDLIAQGVLETEPYKGTRIRTLSKEQLNDYYDVRTEIEALAVRWSVIKHRSRYLDLDYLKNCVDNMAVCVEMNDTKNMRKNDMAFHLAIVQGAHSESLAKAWHSLGNYYWTYIAVYYDHAASLLNAQVDKHRMMYEAIAGADINAYAQCVRGHYFDANTLFPEKISD
- a CDS encoding PilZ domain-containing protein; the encoded protein is MDALEKSAPRKNTKISFRTDELTLAKLKAACRIENKTISSLIEDVLTEHVLRQEAPMTSPDEKRQCQRKQCSISAVIFSTKDESAFFYHGTIVDMSLSSMQILLKNVHAEHAFQSGFEILFSLPHCDHPMLLPCRFVRASYLHGETMLVAHFKSTNPVEENIIKHFLTNCNLTNDSLAKKRHR
- a CDS encoding PilZ domain-containing protein — encoded protein: MIANKRTHIRKDCLVPVRYTYEGQHKTHYARMINYGDGGLCLKTRTPIEPGAKLELSLEGYTPNESSLGEFDRYPVAVCWTKQIPERGLPVYETGLKYRG
- a CDS encoding alpha-hydroxy-acid oxidizing protein, producing the protein MKEIRKTARDLMTGYCRVCPVCNGKACAGEVPGMGGLGTGTAFMANVQALADCTFNMRLVHDITEPDTSTSLLGLKLSMPVMAAPIGGVSFNMGGKRSEEEYITAIIDGCRQAGIIGCTGDGVPPFIHEAGFAAITAAGGHGIPFIKPWEDAELYDKLAKARDTGASVVGMDIDAAGLITLRKMGRPVSPKPVATLREIIARAGLKFIVKGVMTVEDARLAAEAGADAIVVSNHGGRVLDHTPGTAKVLPGIAKEMKGKIAIIADGGIRSGGDVLKMLALGADAVMLGRPFSIAAMGGLTEGVTAYAQTLRTELMQAMVMTGTRAVTQMPANILWNGFRA
- a CDS encoding FadR/GntR family transcriptional regulator, which gives rise to MSTPQQQKRIYEEIAVRLQELVEVDDLQPGDRLPPERRLAELFGVSRNSMREAIKSLEQTGLLKSRPGAGTYIAAASPTELARQLGEAFARERHRLEDIFELRLLLEPQIARLAARRVSPRAIERLDDLMHTYEDAVRHGEPVLEIDQDLHDTIAAATGNHAIVRLMEQMHDMLFESRDETLQSPERSRNALEDHRKILAALRLRDADGACAAMTEHLEHTREIVFTSKKGA
- a CDS encoding NF038143 family protein yields the protein MTTTAQKKQLILEYEKKFAHKLAAFVLDKPKPPLWMIFVPVFFVFFAQKMKQYSSGLEEFVQNYTKPRRLALDAALDSQETGAPIDTAGLLERAGAIPEQSRPLFQDWMAALTDHYRTLFEASGGTPEALIRSGYRSKTDYLLQCNVLNKAENAFTESLMPRIEGDGQDIRNVVERMKVAVVDLRRQEADAIFR
- a CDS encoding ABC transporter substrate-binding protein; its protein translation is MRILLTAFLAILFDTSAAFSECTISIIHSYHKEYAWEQSLTEGLLQSLPRGAAIRHFYLDTKRTPQAEHRARADAVWEEIRAAAWSLIILCDDNAAKYLGPRLKNGPTPVVYLGINRNPRDYGLFPAPNMTGVLERPLLKRSLHSMCKLVNTDDTKVLILFDSDATSDAVVHEAFEGKSRLNLGKVQVELKQFSLLDNWREALLNAKAEGFDTVYIGLYHTLRDSAGKHVPEDEVLAWANANTPVPIFAFWDFAVGKGKTIGGHVLSAFDQGQAAGKIACRILAGTPPSSILPQTAQAGTYTFSAFELDRFGIKLPDAIRAQAVMVP
- the hysB gene encoding NiFeSe hydrogenase small subunit, translated to MSLSRREFVKLCSAGVAGLGISQIYHPGILHAMTEGAKKAPVIWVQGQGCTGCSVSLLNAVHPRIKEILLDVISLEFHPTVMASEGEMALEHMYAIAEKFKGNFFLLVEGAIPTAKEGRYCIVGETLDAKGHHHEVTMAELIRDLAPKSLATVAVGTCSAYGGIPAAAGNVTGATSVRDFFAAEKIDKLLVNVPGCPPHPDWMVGTLVAAWSHVLNPNEHPLPELDDEGRPMLFFGENIHENCPYLEKYDASDFAPTFTKPGCKAELGCKGPSTYADCYKRRWNNGINWCVENAVCIGCVEPDFPDGKSPFYVAE